One Nocardioides dongkuii genomic window, CGACGAGACCGAGTTCCACTACGGCGGCCAGGCCGGGGTGGCCTACCCCGCGGACCCGAGCGCGCTCGACGACGTCGCGTGGTCGTCGTACCTCTTCGTGCGGAGCAACCCGCGGGGCTGGCTGCGGGAGCGCTGGTTCCACGGCGCCGGCTGCCGGCGCTGGCTGACCGTGGAGCGGCACACCGTCACCGACGAGATCAGGAGTCCCTCGTGAGCCGGCGTCTCGACCATGGCGGCACCCGGATCGACCGCTCCCGCCCGGTGCGCGTGACCGTCGACGG contains:
- a CDS encoding sarcosine oxidase subunit delta, with the protein product MIRVPCPHCGERDETEFHYGGQAGVAYPADPSALDDVAWSSYLFVRSNPRGWLRERWFHGAGCRRWLTVERHTVTDEIRSPS